In Desulfonatronum thiosulfatophilum, a genomic segment contains:
- the era gene encoding GTPase Era: MTDQDHDASPGSSQTDDFHTGWAALLGPPNSGKSTLLNTVLGQKVSIVSPKPQTTRNQVTGILTRDNLQVVFLDTPGLHRLRGKMNSFLLKAAWQALSRADTAVIILDAALYNKRPHLLPEDLQPLRSSKVRLPQPLLVVLNKIDKVKDRSKLLPLMEQIAGIWPEAEIFPISASTGENVETLITRIASALPPGQPLFPEDQLSTVPLRFMASEIIREKLFLNLHEELPYHTAVDIENWDEASQPGLTRIHAVIFVERDSHKAMVIGKQGRNLKQIGQNARLELEELLEGKVYLELWVKIRSKWSEDERFLLSLGFGSAPDMGDWQG; the protein is encoded by the coding sequence ATGACTGATCAAGACCACGATGCATCACCGGGATCATCCCAGACTGACGATTTTCATACCGGCTGGGCAGCCCTGCTGGGGCCGCCCAATTCCGGGAAGTCGACCCTGCTCAATACCGTGCTGGGCCAGAAAGTCAGCATTGTCAGCCCCAAGCCGCAAACCACCCGCAACCAGGTCACCGGGATTCTGACCCGGGACAATCTCCAGGTCGTCTTCCTGGACACGCCGGGGCTGCACCGTCTGCGGGGCAAGATGAACTCCTTTCTTCTCAAGGCCGCATGGCAGGCCCTATCCAGGGCGGACACCGCGGTGATCATCCTGGACGCGGCCCTGTACAACAAGCGCCCGCATCTCCTGCCGGAAGATCTGCAGCCTTTGCGTTCCTCCAAGGTCAGATTGCCGCAGCCCTTGCTGGTAGTGCTGAACAAGATCGACAAGGTCAAGGACCGCTCCAAACTGTTGCCCCTGATGGAGCAGATCGCCGGGATCTGGCCGGAAGCGGAAATTTTTCCCATTTCCGCTTCCACCGGCGAGAACGTGGAAACGCTGATCACCCGCATTGCCTCGGCCCTGCCTCCCGGACAGCCCCTCTTCCCCGAGGATCAGCTGTCCACGGTGCCCCTGCGCTTCATGGCCTCGGAGATCATCCGGGAAAAGCTGTTCCTGAACCTGCACGAGGAACTCCCCTACCACACCGCCGTGGACATCGAAAACTGGGACGAAGCAAGCCAGCCCGGCCTGACCAGGATTCACGCGGTGATCTTCGTGGAACGGGACAGTCACAAGGCCATGGTCATCGGCAAGCAGGGCCGCAACCTGAAGCAGATCGGCCAGAACGCCCGGCTGGAACTGGAGGAACTGTTGGAGGGGAAGGTCTATTTGGAGCTGTGGGTCAAGATCCGTTCCAAATGGAGCGAAGACGAACGCTTCCTGCTCTCCCTGGGCTTCGGCTCGGCTCCGGACATGGGGGATTGGCAGGGATGA
- a CDS encoding cob(I)yrinic acid a,c-diamide adenosyltransferase, translating into MIVVYTGDGKGKTSAAMGQIMRAMGHGMRVACAQFLKRGGVAGEQVVLARMLGEDYHVGGLGFMRDQRDFQRHRDAARVTLKWAADRLAEQVQVLVLDELLYTLGAGLIEQEEVQSLLDAARSRNVHLVLTGRGLPGWLRDQADLVTELVVQKHPYNQGQAALRGIDF; encoded by the coding sequence ATGATCGTTGTCTACACTGGAGACGGCAAGGGCAAGACCTCCGCGGCCATGGGCCAGATCATGCGGGCGATGGGCCATGGCATGCGGGTGGCATGCGCCCAGTTCTTGAAACGGGGAGGGGTTGCCGGGGAGCAGGTCGTTCTGGCCAGGATGCTGGGAGAGGATTACCATGTCGGCGGGTTAGGCTTCATGCGAGATCAACGGGATTTTCAGCGCCATCGCGACGCCGCCCGCGTGACCTTGAAATGGGCCGCAGACCGGCTTGCGGAACAGGTCCAAGTCCTGGTGCTGGACGAATTGCTCTACACGCTGGGCGCGGGACTCATCGAGCAGGAAGAGGTGCAATCCCTGCTGGATGCGGCGCGATCCAGGAACGTTCACCTGGTCCTGACCGGTCGGGGCCTGCCGGGCTGGCTTCGTGATCAGGCGGACCTGGTCACGGAACTCGTGGTCCAGAAGCACCCATACAACCAGGGCCAGGCTGCCCTGCGGGGCATCGACTTCTGA
- the purM gene encoding phosphoribosylformylglycinamidine cyclo-ligase, whose translation MSHRSKAYQQAGVDIEAGNQLVSRIKKAIASTHTKGVVSDIGGFGGLFKPDMSQFNDPVLVASTDGVGTKLKLACAFQRHDTIGIDLVAMNVNDILVQGARPMFFLDYFATGKLDLEQAEQVVSGIAAGCKEAGCALLGGETAEMPDFYAPGEYDLAGFCVGIVEDTKIIDGSGSSSGDQVIGLASSGFHSNGYSLVRKALAESGLQGQDTFPGTQSSVADVLLSPTKIYVKPVLNLLRDLPIKGMVHVTGGGFYDNIPRIIPRQLLVSIQFGSWPVAQDFLWIKQTARLSWEEMHQIFNVGIGFLLIVDKEHAEEVISRLNAQNYDAWLIGELRERIGRDEEQVQIVF comes from the coding sequence ATGTCCCACCGTTCAAAAGCCTATCAGCAGGCAGGCGTCGACATTGAGGCCGGCAATCAACTCGTCTCCCGGATCAAGAAAGCCATCGCTTCCACGCATACAAAAGGCGTGGTTTCCGATATCGGCGGCTTCGGCGGGCTGTTCAAACCCGACATGAGCCAGTTCAACGACCCTGTCCTTGTCGCATCCACGGACGGAGTGGGTACTAAACTCAAATTGGCCTGCGCCTTTCAGCGTCATGATACTATAGGTATTGATCTGGTGGCCATGAATGTCAACGACATTCTCGTCCAGGGCGCCAGGCCGATGTTTTTTCTGGACTATTTCGCCACGGGAAAACTGGATCTGGAACAGGCGGAACAGGTAGTTTCCGGCATCGCGGCGGGCTGCAAGGAGGCCGGATGCGCCCTTCTCGGCGGCGAAACAGCGGAAATGCCGGATTTTTATGCCCCTGGGGAATATGATTTAGCCGGATTTTGCGTCGGGATCGTGGAAGATACGAAAATCATTGACGGCTCCGGTTCCTCTTCAGGCGATCAGGTCATTGGTTTGGCTTCGTCGGGCTTTCATTCCAACGGGTACTCCCTGGTCCGCAAGGCGCTGGCCGAATCCGGGCTGCAGGGCCAGGACACGTTCCCGGGCACGCAAAGCAGCGTGGCCGACGTCCTCCTCAGTCCGACCAAAATCTACGTCAAGCCCGTGCTCAACCTGCTGCGTGACCTGCCCATCAAGGGCATGGTTCATGTTACCGGGGGCGGCTTCTACGACAACATTCCCCGCATCATTCCCCGCCAACTGCTCGTGTCCATCCAGTTCGGCTCATGGCCCGTGGCCCAGGACTTCCTCTGGATCAAACAGACTGCACGGCTTTCCTGGGAGGAAATGCACCAGATCTTCAACGTCGGCATCGGCTTTCTCCTGATTGTGGACAAGGAACACGCCGAGGAGGTCATCTCCCGCCTCAATGCCCAGAATTATGACGCCTGGTTGATCGGGGAGCTGCGTGAACGAATCGGCAGAGACGAGGAGCAGGTTCAGATCGTCTTCTGA
- a CDS encoding valine--tRNA ligase, with protein sequence MNDTKLPKGYEPRDVEAKWLEYWEEQGVFTAPAQAERPAYSMVIPPPNVTGSLHMGHALNLTLQDILCRFHRQQGHDVLWVPGTDHAGIATQNVVEKSLAAQGKSREELGREAFVERVWAWKEEYGGKILNQVRRLGASVDWSRLRFTMDDGLSRAVREVFVRLYDEGLIYKGDYIINWCPRCRTALADLEVEHAQAEGKLHAIRYPLADGSGDLTVMTTRPETMLGDTAVAVHPEDERFSHLVGKEVILPLVGRKLPIIADSYVDREFGTGCLKVTPAHDMNDFELGRRHSLDVIKVIDDQGRMSADAGSEYAGLDRMECRQRIVQDLQDKGFLVRVEDHPHSVGHCYRCRAVIEPSVSKQWFVAVQPLAAKARKAVEDGRTEILPRQWERTYFDWLDNIRDWCISRQIWWGHRIPAWTCQACGEMIVAREDPQSCTKCSGKLVQESDVLDTWFSSALWPFSTLGWPDETPELRSYYPTSVLVTGFDILFFWVARMMMMGLHFREDVPFRHVYIHALVRDSEGQKMSKSKGNVIDPLTMVDQYGTDALRLTLTAMAAMGRDIKLSEERIQGYRFFVNKLWNAARFALINLPPAESATPLPTLPAPADLDVRHRWILTRLEQNKRDVAAAITEYRFNDAAMGLYQFVWHELCDWYLEMIKPDLSAEEDKNRESAQACLHTVLSEVLTLLHPIMPFVTQEIWSCLPGMKEPNLAAAAYPVLRPEHEDEQVLRDMALIQEIVVSVRNIRSELSIGPSLKLTVLVRGAEEAVLRTLETNQDTIIHLARLDNFQVGTELTPPKASASAVVQGLEVFVPLAGAVDFQTELARLEKELAKTAKDLDIVSRKVANEDFMAKAPAEVVEKERAKARDLSEKQSKLLGLRTRLQSLME encoded by the coding sequence ATGAATGACACGAAACTGCCCAAGGGCTATGAACCCCGGGACGTGGAAGCCAAATGGCTCGAGTATTGGGAAGAGCAGGGCGTCTTTACCGCGCCGGCGCAGGCTGAACGGCCGGCGTATTCCATGGTCATCCCGCCGCCCAACGTCACGGGATCCCTGCACATGGGCCATGCCCTGAACCTGACCTTGCAGGACATCCTGTGCCGCTTCCATCGCCAGCAGGGTCATGACGTGCTCTGGGTGCCGGGGACGGACCATGCCGGGATCGCCACGCAGAACGTGGTGGAAAAGTCCCTGGCCGCCCAGGGCAAGAGCCGTGAGGAACTGGGCCGGGAGGCCTTCGTGGAGCGGGTCTGGGCCTGGAAGGAAGAATACGGCGGCAAGATCCTGAATCAGGTGCGCCGTCTGGGCGCCTCGGTGGATTGGTCGCGGCTGCGCTTCACCATGGACGACGGTTTGTCCAGGGCGGTGCGCGAAGTTTTCGTGCGGCTGTACGATGAAGGACTGATCTACAAAGGCGATTACATCATCAACTGGTGCCCCCGCTGCCGGACGGCCCTGGCGGATCTGGAGGTGGAGCACGCCCAGGCCGAAGGCAAGCTGCACGCCATCCGTTATCCCCTGGCCGACGGTTCCGGCGATCTTACGGTGATGACCACCCGCCCCGAGACCATGCTCGGGGATACGGCCGTGGCCGTGCATCCCGAGGACGAGCGATTTTCTCACCTGGTGGGCAAGGAAGTCATTTTGCCTTTGGTGGGCCGCAAGCTGCCGATCATCGCCGACAGTTACGTGGACCGTGAATTCGGCACGGGATGCCTGAAGGTCACTCCGGCCCACGACATGAACGATTTCGAGCTGGGGCGGCGGCACAGCCTGGACGTGATCAAGGTCATCGACGATCAGGGCCGGATGAGCGCCGATGCGGGGTCGGAGTATGCCGGGCTGGACCGGATGGAGTGCCGCCAGCGTATCGTTCAGGACTTGCAGGATAAGGGTTTTCTGGTCCGCGTGGAGGATCATCCGCACAGCGTCGGCCATTGCTACCGGTGCCGGGCCGTGATCGAGCCCTCTGTCTCCAAGCAGTGGTTCGTGGCCGTCCAGCCGCTGGCGGCCAAGGCCCGCAAAGCCGTGGAGGATGGACGGACCGAAATTCTGCCCCGCCAATGGGAGCGGACCTATTTCGACTGGCTGGACAACATTCGGGACTGGTGCATTTCCCGGCAGATCTGGTGGGGCCATCGCATCCCGGCCTGGACCTGCCAGGCCTGCGGCGAAATGATCGTGGCTCGTGAGGACCCCCAAAGCTGCACCAAATGCTCCGGGAAGCTGGTCCAGGAAAGCGACGTCCTGGACACCTGGTTCTCCTCAGCGCTCTGGCCGTTTTCCACATTGGGATGGCCCGACGAGACGCCGGAACTGCGCAGCTACTATCCCACCTCGGTGCTGGTCACGGGGTTCGACATCCTCTTTTTCTGGGTCGCCCGAATGATGATGATGGGCCTGCATTTCCGGGAGGACGTGCCCTTCCGCCACGTCTACATCCATGCCCTGGTCCGGGACAGCGAGGGGCAGAAGATGAGCAAGTCCAAGGGCAACGTGATCGATCCGCTGACCATGGTCGATCAGTACGGCACGGACGCCCTGCGCCTGACCCTGACGGCCATGGCGGCCATGGGCCGGGACATCAAGCTTTCGGAAGAGCGGATCCAGGGATACCGGTTTTTCGTGAACAAGCTCTGGAACGCGGCTCGTTTCGCCCTGATCAACCTGCCTCCGGCGGAATCCGCTACGCCGCTTCCGACATTGCCCGCTCCGGCGGACCTGGATGTGCGTCACCGCTGGATTCTGACCCGCCTGGAGCAGAACAAGCGGGATGTGGCCGCGGCCATCACCGAGTATCGGTTCAACGACGCGGCCATGGGGCTGTACCAGTTCGTCTGGCATGAGCTCTGCGACTGGTATCTGGAAATGATCAAGCCGGATCTTTCCGCGGAAGAAGACAAGAATCGGGAAAGCGCGCAAGCCTGTCTGCATACCGTTCTGTCCGAGGTGCTGACCCTGCTGCATCCGATCATGCCCTTCGTCACACAAGAGATCTGGAGCTGTCTGCCGGGCATGAAAGAGCCCAATCTGGCGGCTGCGGCCTACCCCGTGCTTCGTCCGGAACATGAGGACGAGCAGGTCCTGCGGGATATGGCCCTGATCCAGGAAATCGTGGTCAGCGTGCGCAATATCCGGTCCGAGCTGAGCATCGGGCCATCCCTGAAGCTGACCGTTCTGGTCCGGGGAGCGGAGGAGGCCGTCCTGCGCACGCTGGAGACCAACCAGGACACGATCATTCACCTGGCGCGGCTGGATAATTTCCAGGTCGGGACGGAACTCACCCCGCCCAAGGCTTCCGCCAGCGCCGTGGTCCAGGGA
- a CDS encoding biotin--protein ligase, protein MKTQSHSDSERQGPVYLLWDESQFWGILLWRCLAAWHVPLRLVRAADIARGLLRESPPAALFVPGGWARLKAHALGPEGRRAVNEYLHAGGTYLGICGGAGLALPDNGGLALCPLCRKPVDDRLPNFSGYVTAAPLRPHALVPGDCPPLIHLPVWWPSQFTAPQGPGVEILASYVQPGPDFWVSDLPLEQIAVEERASCEQLYGINLDPELIRGEPCVVSGTLGQGRYILTYAHLESPASPMANSWLGHILSLLSGQPFGLSNSLTAPDWDLAGTNVVWDEPGLTALAEDLESIIRLGTRHFLLFWRYPWLLGWRRGIPGFVLTTLYAQVQTIRSLKPNPRAQAYWNQAADELRHQMRLFRKKMEFYLVGERLAMHTSTYSPQLNSRIRLHEQRKELIGRFPGHGGLFGSMAASLDELVWLAAEPAGHDS, encoded by the coding sequence ATGAAGACTCAATCACATTCGGACAGCGAACGGCAGGGTCCTGTCTATCTGTTGTGGGACGAGTCCCAGTTCTGGGGCATCCTGCTCTGGCGGTGCCTTGCCGCCTGGCATGTCCCGTTGCGGCTGGTGCGGGCCGCCGACATCGCGCGCGGTTTGCTGCGCGAATCCCCTCCGGCCGCGCTCTTCGTACCCGGAGGCTGGGCAAGACTCAAGGCCCATGCTCTGGGCCCCGAGGGCCGAAGAGCGGTCAACGAGTACCTGCATGCCGGCGGGACCTATCTCGGAATCTGCGGCGGCGCCGGATTGGCCCTGCCGGACAACGGCGGCCTGGCTCTGTGCCCGCTGTGTCGCAAGCCCGTGGATGACCGGCTGCCCAACTTCAGCGGCTATGTGACGGCAGCGCCCCTGCGTCCTCACGCCCTGGTCCCCGGGGACTGTCCCCCGCTGATCCATCTGCCCGTCTGGTGGCCCTCCCAGTTCACGGCCCCGCAAGGCCCCGGCGTGGAGATTCTGGCTTCCTACGTTCAGCCGGGACCGGACTTCTGGGTTTCGGATCTGCCCCTGGAGCAGATCGCCGTGGAAGAACGCGCCTCCTGCGAACAGCTCTACGGCATCAATCTCGATCCGGAACTGATCCGGGGAGAACCCTGCGTGGTTTCCGGCACGCTGGGACAGGGCCGGTATATCCTCACTTACGCGCATCTGGAAAGCCCTGCCTCGCCGATGGCGAATTCCTGGCTGGGCCATATTCTTTCTTTGCTTTCGGGGCAACCCTTTGGGCTCTCGAATTCCCTGACAGCTCCGGATTGGGACCTGGCGGGCACGAATGTCGTCTGGGATGAACCGGGCCTGACCGCTCTGGCCGAGGACCTGGAATCGATCATCCGGCTGGGCACGCGCCACTTCCTTCTCTTCTGGCGCTATCCCTGGCTCCTGGGCTGGCGGCGCGGCATCCCCGGGTTCGTGCTCACGACGCTCTATGCCCAGGTTCAGACCATCCGCTCCCTGAAACCCAACCCGCGGGCCCAGGCCTACTGGAACCAGGCTGCCGACGAGCTGCGGCACCAGATGCGCCTGTTCCGCAAAAAAATGGAATTTTATTTGGTTGGAGAGCGCCTGGCCATGCACACGTCCACCTACTCGCCTCAGCTCAATTCCCGGATCCGCCTCCACGAGCAGCGCAAGGAACTCATCGGCCGCTTCCCCGGCCACGGCGGCCTCTTCGGCAGCATGGCCGCATCGTTGGACGAACTGGTCTGGCTGGCGGCCGAACCGGCAGGACATGACAGCTGA
- the amrS gene encoding AmmeMemoRadiSam system radical SAM enzyme, which produces MDSPLDDKAMLWKPLQNGKVHCRLCSHYCVIPDAQRGLCGVRENREGVLFTLVRDKVAALHLDPVEKKPLYHFYPGTKTLSLGTMGCNLSCSFCQNFSLSQPPRQGKAVMGERVTAGEIVDAAVHASASSISYTYSEPTIFFELVVDVAARAHERGLMNIIVSNGFQTRDCLEVWGPLIDAANIDLKAFTEDFYKNICGAGLKPVLDNLKTIHGLGWWLEVTTLIIPGLNDDPGELRAMAEFIHGELGPEVPWHLSRFHPSHAMNDRPPTPPETLRNAWEIGKQAGLHHVYVGNISGVAGEQTDCHECGTTLLRRSGFGVRNLALENGLCRNCGQKAEGRGMESISLEGRT; this is translated from the coding sequence ATGGACTCGCCATTAGATGACAAAGCCATGCTCTGGAAGCCATTGCAAAACGGCAAGGTTCATTGCCGATTGTGTTCGCATTATTGCGTAATTCCCGATGCACAGCGCGGGCTCTGCGGCGTGCGGGAAAACCGCGAGGGCGTCTTGTTCACTCTGGTGCGCGACAAGGTAGCGGCGTTGCATCTGGACCCGGTGGAAAAAAAGCCGCTGTACCATTTTTATCCGGGAACGAAGACATTGTCCCTGGGGACCATGGGCTGCAACCTCTCCTGTTCCTTTTGTCAGAATTTCAGCCTGTCCCAACCGCCGCGGCAGGGCAAAGCCGTCATGGGAGAGCGCGTCACGGCAGGGGAAATCGTGGATGCGGCCGTCCACGCGTCCGCATCCAGCATTTCCTATACCTATTCGGAACCGACGATTTTCTTTGAACTGGTCGTGGACGTCGCCGCCAGGGCCCATGAGCGGGGACTGATGAACATCATTGTTTCCAACGGCTTCCAGACCAGGGATTGCCTGGAAGTATGGGGGCCGCTCATCGATGCCGCGAACATCGACCTGAAGGCCTTCACGGAAGATTTTTACAAGAACATTTGCGGCGCCGGGCTGAAACCGGTCCTGGACAACCTGAAGACCATCCACGGTCTGGGCTGGTGGCTGGAGGTCACCACCTTAATCATTCCCGGACTGAACGACGACCCCGGCGAACTGCGAGCCATGGCCGAGTTTATTCACGGCGAGCTGGGTCCGGAGGTGCCGTGGCATTTGTCGCGTTTTCACCCGAGTCATGCCATGAATGATCGGCCGCCAACTCCGCCGGAAACCCTGCGCAATGCTTGGGAAATCGGCAAGCAGGCCGGTTTGCATCATGTCTATGTGGGCAACATTTCCGGAGTCGCCGGGGAACAGACCGATTGCCATGAATGCGGGACAACCCTTCTTCGCCGTTCCGGATTTGGTGTCCGGAACTTGGCGTTGGAGAATGGACTATGCCGTAACTGCGGCCAGAAGGCGGAGGGAAGGGGCATGGAATCGATTTCGCTTGAGGGCAGGACATGA